The following nucleotide sequence is from Bombina bombina isolate aBomBom1 chromosome 11, aBomBom1.pri, whole genome shotgun sequence.
CAGTAATGTAGTCAACAACATAGTTACAAACGCCGCAGCTataggcacatgcacactcctaagcacctatcagcatacctaggtttactcttcaacaaaggttgccaaaagaacaaaaaaatagataatagaagtaaatttcaaagttttttttctttttctgctctatctaaatcataaacatTTAGTTTGCACTTTACTGTTCTTCTAAGGgattgaaagtcaaaattaagctttcatgattcagatagagaatacaattttaaacaactttccaatttacttatattatctaatgtttcttcattctctttgtatcctttgttgaaaagcatacctaggtagcctcaggagcagcaatgcactactgggagctttctgctgattggtggctgcacatatatacctcttgatattggctgacccaatgtcttagctcctagtagtgcattgttgctcattcaacaaaggataccaagagaattaagcaaatttaaaaatagaagtaaattgataagttgtttaaaatgttatgttctacctaaatcaggaaagaaaaactctgggtttcatgtccctttaatgagtcatTCAAAATACATTAGTTTTTGGTTTGTGTAAATTGCATGGGCCTTAATAATTTAACAACTTCTTAGTTTGCAGAGCTGTGGCTCCACCAATAGAGCTGCAGGAGGTGTCATTATCAGCCAGTCAGCTACAAGTAAAGGATGTTTCCATTATAAAAGAGCAGAAAtaaaacaggttaaagggacatgaaacccatttgtaaacaactttacaatttacttacattatcaattttgctttattctctttgtatcctttattgaaggagcaacaatgcactactgggagttagctgaacacattggtaagccaatcccAAGatgcagatatgtgcagccaccaatcagcagctagcacccaactcctgagcctaccaatgtatattattcaacaaaggatataaacagAACAAAGTTAATTAGATAACATAAAtaatttgggaagttgtttaaaatttgtatactctgtctgaatcatgaaagaaacttggttttcatgcccctttaaaaaatgttatcattaaagggacagtctactccagaattgttattgttttaaaagatagataatccctttatttcccattccccagttttgcataaccaacacagttataataatatactttttacctctgtgattatcttgtatctaagcctctgcagactgacctcttatttcagttcttttgacagacttgcatgttagccaatcagtgcagactcttaggtaactccccggccgtgagcacaatgtttatctatatgaaacccatgaactaacgccctctagctgtgaaaaattatcaaaatgccctgaaataagaggcggccttcgagagcttagaaattagtatatgagcctacctaggtttttaacaaagaataccaagtgaacaaagcaaatttgttgataaaagtaaattggaaagttgtttgaaatgacatgccctatttgaatcatgaaagtttaattttggctagacccATTATCCCCCTAGATGCTGTTAGGGCATTTCCTGCAGTCCTTAAacactatatatactctatatatatatatatatatatatatatagcgcatatatgtatttagatatatttttttattttcctgaaAGAAGTacgagaaataaaaatattttgaggcTGATAAATAAGGAAATTGGTCAGCTGGGAGTCTAATACTTGTGCAAACCTCAGGGCCACAGGGTCAGATTCATGGAGGACAAGATGGGCCTTACATCAGTCCAAGGAGAATAAATTAGGTAATATTCACgagtaatatttattatttatcagcTGCCAGTAATAAGTTACTGAGACGTATGAGCTTTGGGTCCTTTAGAGAAGAAAGTACGtaataaataatgtaattattatttaaggGCTAATCGCATGTTTGCTAAAGCTGCTGGTTCCATACCTTCTTTGGAGAGTTATGTTGGTTTTATGTGATCTTAAGATCATTTCTGGATGTACTGATCTTAATCTCCTCTCTGGATGTATTAACTATTGGCCCAATAATGTCAGGACTGTGCAATTGCTTCTGATTTACACTGACGATAATGATCACCACAATTACTACAATAGCCAAACACACAAAGATTATCCAGATTTTCTGAAAGACAAAAAGAGGGTCCAGTCTATTAAGATAAAAGACAAAGTAACTATTTACCAGGAATTCTAACGTTCCCCGTTAACTCACTCAGTGTTTAGTCAGTTGAAAATGACTCAGATCTCAACATCTTGTAAATAGAAcccacccctaatatgccgtcttaGGAGACAAAAATCTTGGATTCAGAAACAAGATTTTTTACCATTGTACTTAACTGATAAGATATAAACTGACCCTATATTAATTACATAGCGATTATaggaaaaatgaattaaaaatactTACTGAACGCCTTCTCTGTCCTgtaattgaagaagaaaaaaaacacatggtcaatttttctttttctctatatATAAGTCTTAGATATATAAGTGGTAATATGAGGCTATTTGCTTTAGACACACAGGTATAAGTATAAAATGTTCCACCTACTTAAAACCTGTCCGTGAATGCTAAACATGTTTACTAAAAGgtgcattaaacagtaaataagtgaagaatgatgtatttaaagcaaagattatccTGATAATAATttgaagttttagtttctatagtaTATTAATAGGCACTGCTATGTTGGAACCTAGATATCCCTGTACTTTATCTATTATGTTGAGGACAATTAGGGGCAGTTAAGTAACATAATAGAGGAGGTTGaacaaagacagaagtccatcgaattTGACCTATACAGATGCTACCTGATTTACAATGAATAAGCTGCAAATTTAACTTAAATTAAACAATTAGAAACCAAAccctttaacacaagcaatcatatatgCCTGATTTCtatttttagccagaaatgtatctgtcatttttaaatgtatctaaagtattgacatttactacctccttaggcaaagaGTTCCACAGTTTGATAATTTGATTGCTGTTAGAGTGAAAAACATTTATGCTGCTGGAAAATAAATttatccagccttaaattgtgatctcttCTCACAAACAGCtggcttggaataaacagagctttcgctacctctgtatatgggccttgaatatatatatatatatatatatatatatatatatatatatatattttttttttttttttaaatgaaggtagtttgtatatttttactttaaatttatgtgtattttatttggggttaatttaggtggtgttaggttagagggtttagttattagtttaatactttgagatgtggggggtggcggtttatgggttaatagtgtttttagatactttgcgatgtgggggatgacagtttaggggttaatagtttaggtagtttgcattgtggtggatggcggtttagggcttaataatttaattttttgtttgcgatgtggggggtggtggtttaggggataatagtgtttttagatagtttgtgatgttgggggatggcggtttaggggataatagtgtttttagatagtttgcgatgtggggggagggcggtttaggggataatagtttttttagatagtttgcgatgttgggggatggcggtttaggggataatagtgtttttagatagtttgcgatgtggggggatggcggtttaggtgttaatagtttaggtagtttgcgttgtgggttaatgtcggtttaggggttattagcctaggggcttatggtagggggTTTTtggtccactttttttctccatagacttcaatggaaaatgCAAAAATGTGATTGTGATtttgcaatcacaggtgttagttttttttctccacattttattctccattgatctctatgaagGAATATGTTCACGCACATAGAACATGGTTTATGCACGGTATGTGGGTTAACACGGCCTAAGGTGCGTTAAAAGTAAGCtattttcaaacttgtaatggcagcgcaatacaAAATGTGCAAAAGCCATAACATGTGCAGTGTTTTCTCAGCTTGTTTcctgcacgacttgtaatcttgcccataatcctgtttacacaaatatacttagaaatataatcctttataattccTTCCAGTATCTTCCTCTCTACCAATGTcaggcttactggtctatagcttcctggatcagccctgggGTTTTCTGTGCCAAAATTTGCAGATGAGCTATATAGGGATCTGTTAACTCACAGTAGAGAAGTTTCTTTTTCCCTCATCTTTTTACTCACCATCATTTATTTTGAGACTTGTTTTGATGTCCTAAACCAGCTCCACTAACCAACAACAAGTACAAATCTGTGATGTGCTGATAAATAACGGTCTATGTGTGATCTCTCTTGCTGACCCTATTATATTCCTGCTATGCTTTAAATCACCTATAGCAATACTGCACTAGCATGAGGGAACCTATGTTTATTGTGTATCATGGTACCCACAGTGGAGGTTTTTTTCCCTCATCAGGACATAACTTATACTAAATAAGGTCTTTAGAATAGCAAACTCTAATGAAATTCTTGTCCCTAATATATATAAGGGTTTGCCGGGAAAACAAACCAACTAAGAGCTTCTAAATCACAACTTGTTGATCTCAGGTTTAGTGGTCAGCaactttctttttcttcaaaaCAAACTCTTGTAaatctaaaacaaacaaaaaaatatttaccccTGCCTATTATTTGCTTCAGTGTTTCTAACTTCTCCCTCACTGACATGGTTCTCCCGTTCTGGTACAGAGATTCTGCCCATGGAGAACCAGTTAGTTGGATTGAACTCTTCTCACTCTCAGAGATCAGGAACAAGTCAGTGGCCAGGGCTGCAATACTCCTCTGTTCAGATAAGATTCTGTTCTTCTCAGCCAGGGTGCTGTCCTCCAAATCATCAATCACAACAACAACTCTGTCTTTACCTATTAGCAGAATATATCAGCATGAGACAGAGGTGACAATGATAACCTGAGAACATGAGTTATTTAGGGACCACCTCATAGTGGTATTACATTATATTCTGCTTTTCTTCTTGCCAAGTCTAAAACACTTTAGCTCTCAGACTTTAAAGAATAGTGTACATTTGTCTCCTCTAAtaggttcccaatgatcaattttacttgctagagtgtatagaatggtttacaaatagctaatttacctttatttcagcatttgagagATTAAGTTATGACATAACTGTGGGGGTGTGGTTTGGGTGGAGCTAAGGTTGCAGTTTAGGGAAAGAGGCACTGATATCACCTAATAACTCAAACCCCTGGTTATTTAGCAATCTAGTAATTCCCCTGATTCAAACCATTGTTTCTGGGCACCAGTAAACTCTTCAGCAGACGCAAAATGAGCAACCGTTAATCTTACCTAGTGCACGGGATAAATGCATCAACTCCTCATCATACAGAGAGTCTACGACATCTGTAACATTTATTCTGCCTCTCTTCTTTGAGTGATATAGGATGGCAAATGCGCACTTAGACACTTCATTATAGAAATTCTGGGATCCAGTGTTAGAGATGTAAACGCATCGAACATCTGTCACTAATGGTTTAAACATTGGAGAAAGCAGCTGTTGTACAAGCCAATCATAGCAGCTGTCCCCCTCTCGTGAGAAGATACCAACTAACATTCTCGAAAATATTGaattctcttccttttttttttttaaaaaaaaaaagaaggttcctaaaaaaagaaaataccATTAATGCTGAGTTAGAAGAGAGTAATCAAAACAGGTCCTCCATAAAATCTGCAACTATCTCTGGTATGTAGAAGAGGTACcaaactgtgtgtttgtgtgtgtgtgtgtgtctgtgtgtgtctgtgtctgtgtctatatgtgtgtgtgtatatatatatatgtgtgtgtgtgtctgtgtgtcttgtATGTTTCTATCTTTATGTGACTGACACTCTACATGTTCACAACACTTAACACTTATGCAGGTTTCAAAGAACGTGAAAATAAAAGTTTCATTTAGATAAATTAATACAGATAATTTCCTTTATTTATTAAATTGAGTttattcacttgttatcctttgttgaaaagcaaaactTTCACACCACATAtatgtttgtgattggctgtcacatgatacagagcacAGGGAAATGAAATTAAGCTTTGAAATGTTGTAAAttgaaagtgctattgcattgcccttTTATTATTCACATGCTGATTATGAAATTCTATTGCATTTAaatgtccattaaaaaaaaataataatgtagaaTATTGGCCACTGATGAACTTGCAGTCTAATTAATAAACCTTTAGTGCTCCAATAAGGACAACAAATATTTATACAACATCTCATATAACAGCGCTAGTCAGGGGTGTATCTTggtctaggcaaacaaggcacttgcctagggctgcATATTTGGGGgggtagcacacacacacacacacattatatatatatatatatatatatatatatatatatatatatatatatacatacatacataaatacacacacacacacacagatatgcacattcACACTCACTATAAACAAACCGACAATTACAATATAAACACACTCACTACAGACATTTATACGCGCACAGCTCTACACACGCAAACTAGACTACCCACACACgttgtactacacacacacattataaacaCACCCACaatcacaatataaacacatactCACTACACACTGCTTTACACTCAATATAAGCACACCCACAATCACAATATAAATACACACTcactaaacacatatatatacgcacactgCACTAAACACACTCCCACAATcacaatataaacacacactccacacatacacacactcactataaacaCACCCACAATcacaatataaacacacactcactataagCACACCcacaatataaacacacactcactacactacacatacacactcactataAACAATCACAcaataactacacacacacatatacatgcacattgcGCTAAACACACACACTGAACTATTCACACTCACTATAAACACACCCACAATcacaatataaaaacacacaatacacacatatatatgcacactcacTATAAACACATCCACAATcacaatataaacacacatgcacattgcACTACACACTGAACTATGCACACTCACTATAAATACACCCACAATATAAAcaccctcactacacacacacatatatatatatatatatatatatataaacacactgacCTATACACACCCACAATCACACAGATTTGCACTAAACACGCACATTGAACTATTCACACTCACTATATAAACACACCCACACTCCTTATAAACACACCCACaatcacacatatacacgcacattgCACTACGCACACTCACTATAAACACACCCACAATcacaatataaacacatttatacgcacactgcactacacacaatcACTATAAGCACACCCACaatcactacacacatatacacgcacatactcactacacacataaatgcacactaCTCTACGCTCACTATAAGCACACCCACAATATAAATACACACTCactaaacacatatatatgcacactgcactacacatgtacactacactacacacactcccacactataaacacacactccacacatatatacgcacactgcactacacacacacaatcacaatataAACAAACATGCGGACTTGAACATAAACATTTTCTTTGGAAATGCAATGAAAAAATAGGGATGTTACACAGTGACCAAAATTATTGTTTTTGCCTAGACCTATTGGACATGATCTTAAAACAGCGAGATTTGGCTCTATGGCATAAACCCTGCACAACCTTTTGTTTGGGGGTCCAGCGAGGATGTTCCCTCCATATGTAACTGATATATAGAAGACAAATAGGAGTTGTAATGGTGAGGATAGTTCAGGGGCAACAGATTTCCCACTACCTAGGGCAGCAAATAAACTGAATGCGCCACTGCATGGATTATAAACTCATCAACCTACAAATGTAGGTATCTTGTTCCTTTAACGCTTTCAATGAAAAGTAAAATTGCAGTTTACAtggtgcaaagttaaaaaaaagggggggggaatataATTTCCTTATTGGTTCCAATGTATTGAAAATGTGTGGAAAACTTTTCAAGGGTATTCAATACTATCTACTGACATTTCCATAGTTTGGTATCAAAAATCCTAAGTGCCTGTCCCAGAATGCTCTGCGAGTGGTAGAAG
It contains:
- the LOC128642208 gene encoding uncharacterized protein LOC128642208, with amino-acid sequence MLVGIFSREGDSCYDWLVQQLLSPMFKPLVTDVRCVYISNTGSQNFYNEVSKCAFAILYHSKKRGRINVTDVVDSLYDEELMHLSRALGKDRVVVVIDDLEDSTLAEKNRILSEQRSIAALATDLFLISESEKSSIQLTGSPWAESLYQNGRTMSVREKLETLKQIIGRGQRRRSKIWIIFVCLAIVVIVVIIIVSVNQKQLHSPDIIGPIVNTSREEIKISTSRNDLKIT